From Pan troglodytes isolate AG18354 chromosome 1, NHGRI_mPanTro3-v2.0_pri, whole genome shotgun sequence:
GCGGGCGGCTGGAGCGAGGTGAGGCTGCGGGTGGCCAGGGCACGGGCGCGGGTCCCGCGGTGCGGGCTGGCTGCAGGCTGCCTTCTGGGCACGGCGCGCCCCCGCCCGGCCCCGCCGGGCCCTGGGAGCTGCGCTCCGGGCGGCGCTGGCAAAGTTTGCTTTGAACTCGCTGCCCACAGTCGGGTCCGCGCGCTGCGATTGGCTTCCCCTACCACTCTGACCCGGGGCCCGGCTTCCCGGGACGCGAGGACTGGGCGCAGGCTGCAAgctggtggggttggggaggaacGAGAGCCCGGCAGCCGACTGTGCCGAGGGACCCGGGGACACCTCCTTCGCCCGGCCGGCACCCGGTCAGCACGTCCCCCCTTCCCTCCCGCAGGGAGCGGACATGGACTACGACTCGTACCAGCACTATTTCTACGACTATGACTGCGGGGAGGATTTCTACCGCTCCACGGCGCCCAGCGAGGACATCTGGAAGAAATTCGAGCTGGTGCCATCGCCCCCCACGTCGCCGCCCTGGGGCTTGGGTCCCGGCGCAGGGGACCCGGCCCCCGGGATTGGTCCCCCGGAGCCGTGGCCCGGAGGGTGCACCGGAGACGAAGCGGAATCCCGGGGCCACTcgaaaggctggggcaggaactACGCCTCCATCATACGCCGTGACTGCATGTGGAGCGGCTTCTCGGCCCGGGAACGGCTGGAGAGAGCTGTGAGCGACCGGCTCGCTGCTGGCGCGCCCCGGGGGAACCCGCCCAAGGCGTCCGCCGCCCCGGACTGCACTCCCAGCCTCGAAGCCGGCAACCCGGCGCCCGCCGCCCCCTGTCCGCTGGGCGAACCCAAGACCCAGGCCTGCTCCGGGTCCGAGAGCCCAAGCGACTCGGGTAAGGACCTCCCCGAGCCATCCAAGAGGGGGCCACCCCATGGGTGGCCAAAGCTCTGCCCctgcctgaggtcaggcattggCTCTTCTCAAGCTCTTGGGCCATCTCCGCCTCTCTTTGGCTGAAGCTGCCCGTGTAGTCCCCAACCGTGTCTGTCTGGCACGTGGGTGTGTTGGTAAACAGTTTGGAGAAGTGGCGTGGGAGCCAGCCTCCCTTTGATGATTATTGGAGCCCCAGGGGACAAGGGATTTGAGGTGAGGGTTGGCGCTTAGAGAGGACAATACTGGGGTTGGACTGTAAGGGATTGAAGGGGGTACCTTAAGAGACACTCCAAACCTGAAGTTTTTTTGCTGCTGCCTCTTTCCCTAGGAAACTCACACTCCCCTAGGGGGAGAAGAAGCCGAGAGCCTTTTGTGCAAAGCCAAAGCCTTCATCCTTTTAAAAACCTAGGTCTCCAGTTGGCTTTACTTTAAAATGCCAACAATAAATGCCCTCTTCTCGTGCCTCCCCACCACCACTTACCACTCGTGCATCTCTGAGACAGGGAGGGAAGAATGAACACTCCCCAttaacagatggaaaaactgaggcttagagatagACAATCACTACAAGTCAGCTCCAGCTTTCTGCCATctagccagcccctcttccccaatGCTCCATCCCAACCAGGCACCTCTTGATGTTTGGGTCTTTGTGGTAGCTTATCTTAGAAGCACTACACCTTGCTTTGCTGTTTGTTCTGAGATGGAAAAGTGTCCTTCTTGCTCCCCCTCAATAGATCTCCAGCGTCAGCTGCTCCctggcattcaacaaatattcactggcCCCTACTTTGTGGCAATCTGTGGGCTACGTGCTGGGGTCAAGGCAGTAGAACTCCAGGCCCTCCTCTCCCATCCTTGATGCAAGTGCAACCTCGCTGAGGGCAGACTGGGGCATCCTGTGCCACTAAACTACATTGTTCTTATTCTGGCATCTTAGACCTCCACACCCGTGAGAATCCTGGAGAGGGTATTTTTGTAGAGTGTAGACTGTGGCTAGTGACAAATAAATTAGGACCAAGAAAGCTCACTGTAGCTTTTAGGAATAACTTTTACACGACCATTTGATAGGGAACTGGGGAATGGGGTATGGAAGTTTTCATACACTTGAGAGAAAAAATAggataacaaaaattaaaagtcttttttttcctggTCCACTGTGTTAAGGTCATTTTTAACCAGCTTGCTTTCTACACCAAGAGTTTATGTTTGTTTAATGGCTGGAAAGAGAATCTTGAGATCAAAAAACCAATAAAGATGTATCTCTACAACGGCTGGTGGAGTGGTAGAGTGGAAAGAGCATTGCTTTGGAAGTTGGACATTTTAGTTTGAGATCCAGAACGTTACAAAGGTGATATGTGGACTTCGCtgatctgggcctcagtttccccatttgcacACGATGGGGTTGGACTTGATTGTCCTGCTGATGGCATTTCCTTGTCTGGGTAGAGTAAGACACTACTCTCTGAAAGGGAGAATGGtgtcttaaattatttctttcttagatAGAATCTTCCTGAGCCACGAGGCTTAACACTGAAAATTAAAGGTTTGGGATGTAGGGAAGCCTGCTGAATCATTTTCTAACCTACCCTTTAACCTGAACCTGTTTGTGAGCTTCTAGTTCACTCACAGGCCACATGGCCTGGAACAAAATGCAACAGATTGCAAACAATGAGGCGGGGGGTGGGGAAAGTGATTGGCAGCAGAGCTCACCCAATAGGGGCTAGGGGCTGGGTAAGACAGAATTCCAAACACAGCGTAATCAGCCAATCATGGGCTTTGGGGCCAGGAGGGCTGAATGGTCAGGTTTATTAATGGAGAAATAATGCGATTGTCCACACAATGGAAGCCTTCCTGACAAAGGGGCTCAAGCTTCCTGATATGCAAAGAAGCTGAGAACGGAGCTCTTCCGTTGCGAGGCCGAGATCCATTAAGGTGGACTTCTGTGTGGAGGCCGCAAAATGTGTGGAGCAGGAGGAGACTTTTCTCCCAATTGCCCCTCTCCTGGTTAGGTTAACCTAAGAGACCTTCAAGCCAGTGAATGAGAAGGGCATGTCCAGGTGTCTCCAGGTCTCTGGTGTTTTGAGCCCCATATCTGGGACATTCTGCtgcccagtctctgcctctggtGCAGGTAGTTTGGAAATGGTCGCTTGTACCTTTGTGAAGTTCCTGCAGCTTCGCCGACCTATGATTACAAATCTAACCTTCTAGTCCAGGGAAGGAGGTGGGGCAGGCGACCTATAAATGATGGATGACTTTAGAAACCCATTGAACCCAGGAGCAAAATGCTCCTAAGGGAaaccctttccctcccctctgtGGGTGAAGAGGGATGGGTTGTAGCCCTCCCTTCTCTGAATCTTCAGCTGAAAGGGATGGCAGAATAGAGAGGTGGGGGAATAATAGGATTTATAACTTGTGAAAAGTAACAATTCCCCAAGTGCAGGCTGTGCTGGGCAGGAACAAAGGGCAGCTCTGCCCACAGACCCCTCATTTACAATTCTGATGGGGCATGAAAGAGCCCGACTGGGGAAGATCTTTATAGCTAAACTTTGTCCCAGGCCGGTAGCTCTTTCTCTCCAACCCCTccgtgggggaggggagagcctTTGCAGACTGGGGGCTGTTGGCTTGGGTCTGCCTTTTATTCTTACCTAAGCCTTGCTGTGCAAAAGGAAATTGGAGAATATTTTCCTTCTTGCTAATGTCCCCTCCTTTCCTTCACTGTGCCCTTACCCCATTACAAATGAATCAGCTTTCTGCTCACCTCGATTTGTATATATCTAAATTGGAAAAATGTCACCTACCTTCCCAAGCACCAGCATAGACACTAAAGCTGTAGGGTCTATGTTTGTGTTTCTCATGGGATGTGTTTCTTCTCTTGATCTCTTTTCTCGGACAGAGAATGAAGAAATTGATGTTGTGACAGTAGAGAAGAGGCAGTCTCTGGGTATTCGGAAGCCGGTCACCATCACGGTGCGAGCAGACCCCCTGGATCCCTGCATGAAGCATTTCCACATCTCCATCCATCAGCAACAGCACAACTATGCTGCCCGTTTTCCTCCAGAAAGCTGCTCCCAAGAAGAGGCTTCAGAGAGGGGTCCCCAAGAAGAGGTTCTGGAGAGAGATGCTGCAGGGGaaaaggaagatgaggaggaTGAAGAGATTGTGAGTCCCCCACCTGTAGAAAGTGAGGCTGCCCAGTCCTGCCACCCCAAACCTGTCAGTTCTGATACTGAGGATGTGACCAAGAGGAAGAATCACAACTTCCTGGAGCGCAAGAGGCGGAATGACCTGCGTTCGCGATTCTTGGCGCTGAGGGACCAGGTGCCCACCCTGGCCAGCTGCTCCAAGGCCCCCAAAGTAGTGATCCTAAGCAAGGCCTTGGAATACTTGCAAGCCCTGGTGGGGGCTGAGAAGAGGATGGCTACAGAGAAAAGACAGCTCCG
This genomic window contains:
- the MYCL gene encoding protein L-Myc, translating into MCVCAGCRAAPSRRGAGPLQVAGGWSEGADMDYDSYQHYFYDYDCGEDFYRSTAPSEDIWKKFELVPSPPTSPPWGLGPGAGDPAPGIGPPEPWPGGCTGDEAESRGHSKGWGRNYASIIRRDCMWSGFSARERLERAVSDRLAAGAPRGNPPKASAAPDCTPSLEAGNPAPAAPCPLGEPKTQACSGSESPSDSENEEIDVVTVEKRQSLGIRKPVTITVRADPLDPCMKHFHISIHQQQHNYAARFPPESCSQEEASERGPQEEVLERDAAGEKEDEEDEEIVSPPPVESEAAQSCHPKPVSSDTEDVTKRKNHNFLERKRRNDLRSRFLALRDQVPTLASCSKAPKVVILSKALEYLQALVGAEKRMATEKRQLRCRQQQLQKRIAYLSGY